A window of Calorimonas adulescens contains these coding sequences:
- a CDS encoding bifunctional 2-keto-4-hydroxyglutarate aldolase/2-keto-3-deoxy-6-phosphogluconate aldolase produces MINKIAVLNRILKDRIVAIVRAENPEEARKIADACLEGGIHSIEITFTVPHADKVIETLSGEYDRDTLLVGAGTVLDSETARIAILSGAQYIVTPSLNIGTVKLCNRYQIPIMAGAMTVKDIIEAMECGTDIVKIFPGESLGPTFLKAVRGPLPYAPLMPTGGVNLDNVTEWFKAGAVAVGVGGSLTAGAKSGDFKSITETAKKFVEKIKIFME; encoded by the coding sequence ATGATAAATAAAATAGCTGTTTTAAATCGAATATTAAAAGATCGTATAGTGGCTATAGTGCGAGCCGAAAATCCTGAAGAAGCTCGAAAGATAGCAGATGCCTGTTTGGAAGGAGGGATACATTCGATAGAAATAACGTTTACAGTACCACACGCAGATAAAGTAATAGAAACTCTTAGTGGGGAATACGATAGAGATACCCTTTTAGTTGGAGCGGGGACTGTTCTGGATTCAGAAACTGCAAGAATTGCTATCTTATCTGGAGCCCAGTATATTGTCACACCTTCTTTGAATATAGGTACAGTAAAACTGTGCAATAGGTATCAAATACCTATTATGGCAGGAGCCATGACAGTAAAGGATATAATCGAAGCCATGGAATGTGGGACAGACATTGTAAAAATATTTCCGGGAGAGTCTCTTGGGCCTACGTTTTTGAAGGCTGTAAGAGGTCCACTTCCGTATGCGCCGCTTATGCCCACAGGTGGTGTAAATCTGGATAATGTCACTGAGTGGTTTAAAGCTGGAGCCGTAGCAGTTGGTGTTGGTGGTTCTTTAACAGCGGGAGCTAAATCTGGAGATTTTAAATCTATAACTGAGACAGCAAAAAAATTTGTAGAAAAAATTAAAATCTTTATGGAGTAA
- a CDS encoding zinc-dependent dehydrogenase, with translation MKALVFKGINEMSVMDVPKPEIAENEILIKVDSCSICGTDVRTYKSGHTRIKGERILGHEFSGTVAEVGKDISGYNIGDRVIVVPGIPCGKCYYCQHGMQNLCDNRKIIGFDFDGAFAEYVKVPAIAIEMGNVKRIPDSLSLRNACLIEPFTAIYNGQNLLNISIGSSVAIIGGGPIGLMHSLQARYRGASKIALFDLSEDRCKMAERFDIDFIVNSGTKDPIEEADKITNGRGFDVVIVSCGSGIAQLQALQMVRKNGRVSFFAGLPHNNSIIQLDTNLIHYKQIGVFGANGSGPNEYEATIDFLGSGRINISDIISTELSIENALKGFEIVQTASALKVVIHPNM, from the coding sequence ATGAAGGCATTGGTCTTTAAAGGGATTAATGAGATGAGTGTAATGGACGTACCAAAACCAGAAATCGCTGAAAATGAAATCCTGATTAAAGTAGATTCCTGTTCAATTTGTGGTACTGATGTAAGGACGTATAAATCCGGCCATACAAGGATTAAAGGGGAAAGAATACTGGGGCATGAGTTTTCTGGTACAGTTGCAGAAGTGGGTAAAGATATAAGTGGTTATAACATAGGAGACAGAGTGATAGTAGTACCAGGGATACCATGTGGAAAATGTTATTACTGCCAGCATGGTATGCAGAACCTCTGTGATAACAGAAAGATAATTGGCTTTGATTTTGATGGCGCATTTGCTGAATATGTAAAAGTACCTGCCATTGCCATTGAAATGGGTAATGTCAAGCGAATCCCCGACAGCTTAAGTTTGAGGAATGCATGTCTGATTGAACCATTTACTGCAATTTACAATGGGCAAAACCTGTTAAATATATCTATAGGGAGTTCAGTAGCAATAATTGGCGGTGGGCCGATAGGTTTAATGCATTCACTCCAGGCAAGATATAGAGGAGCAAGTAAAATTGCACTCTTTGACCTGTCAGAAGATAGATGTAAAATGGCCGAGAGATTTGATATTGATTTTATTGTTAATTCAGGTACTAAAGATCCTATTGAAGAAGCAGATAAAATAACAAACGGACGTGGATTTGACGTTGTTATTGTAAGCTGCGGATCAGGCATCGCACAATTGCAAGCACTTCAAATGGTTAGGAAAAATGGCAGGGTGAGCTTTTTTGCCGGCTTACCACATAATAATTCCATAATACAACTGGACACAAACCTCATACATTATAAGCAGATTGGGGTATTTGGGGCCAACGGGTCTGGGCCCAATGAATATGAAGCGACCATAGATTTCTTAGGTTCGGGGAGGATTAATATTTCGGATATTATATCTACAGAGTTGTCAATTGAGAATGCATTAAAGGGTTTTGAAATTGTTCAAACAGCGAGTGCTCTTAAGGTGGTTATTCATCCAAACATGTAA
- a CDS encoding class II aldolase/adducin family protein, which translates to MENGLELRNKVIDIALKMSRSGMAPATWGNVSARDSETGYIFITPSGMDYNELHPEDICVVDNEGKMVEGKWKPSTETPLHLLFYRERPWIGGIVHTHSIFATAFACAGKSIPVVIATLASKVGGDVPIAPYMSSGTEEFGRNALDAMGDKTAVLLANHGVVAVGNNLDDAYTTAEIVENAAKIYVISNSIGTPLRLDDNEILNIRKKYLTKYGQRDHKEE; encoded by the coding sequence ATGGAAAATGGTTTGGAGCTTAGGAATAAAGTTATAGATATTGCGCTTAAAATGTCAAGGTCTGGAATGGCACCAGCGACATGGGGTAATGTAAGTGCAAGGGACTCAGAGACAGGATATATTTTTATAACTCCCAGTGGAATGGATTATAATGAACTGCATCCAGAAGATATATGTGTTGTAGATAATGAGGGGAAAATGGTAGAGGGTAAATGGAAGCCAAGTACAGAAACACCTCTGCATCTCCTATTTTATAGAGAAAGACCGTGGATAGGAGGGATTGTTCATACTCATTCAATATTTGCAACTGCATTTGCATGTGCGGGGAAATCAATACCTGTTGTGATAGCTACCCTTGCAAGTAAAGTTGGTGGGGATGTTCCGATTGCTCCCTATATGTCGTCCGGTACAGAAGAATTTGGCCGAAATGCATTGGATGCTATGGGAGACAAGACAGCGGTACTTTTAGCCAATCATGGTGTTGTTGCTGTGGGGAATAATTTGGATGATGCGTATACTACGGCTGAAATCGTCGAAAATGCTGCAAAGATATATGTAATATCAAACAGCATTGGAACGCCTCTAAGGCTTGACGATAATGAAATTTTGAATATCAGAAAAAAATATTTGACTAAATATGGTCAAAGGGACCATAAAGAGGAGTGA
- a CDS encoding sigma 54-interacting transcriptional regulator, translating to MSNKEKILNFVRESTSRISIDDYKNLKITNLTASFISKSTNISRANVSAILNQLVRDKKLIKIKSKPVYYIDKHTFEESLNVSLSSNIINIEEFKRLINSTNDPPKRDPFEELVGYDGSLKTQIEQAKAAVLYPPLGLHTLIIGPPGTGKTRLAELMFEFSKLMGRHEKFITFNCADYYNNPQLLMAYLFGYVKGAFTGADSDKAGIVESAENGILFLDEVHRLPPEGQEMFFYLIDRGEYHRLGDSKTRSAHLMIIAATTEDPDSALLRTFMRRIPVVIKIPSLDKRAFNEKIEILRKKFEEEAKKLNRDLYIDGDVFKLLSKHNYSGNIGEMTSVVQMACAKALLRTYTSEERVLKIDFSLLPDFIKDNTFIPDSDDSFEFEGFDDIIKISSYCGIKNEAQFDFYDFIISKIKELQDLGYDNDEMVKNINKIIDNYFSKENKPVHEQTFTDLKKLVSDNVIQYVVDLKTRLELELGKKFPDNFIYALSLHIQSLLERTKKGVYAQNISLNQMEKNYPREYGIAKKIVKEMEVNFAARIPKEEISFITLFIASNTIKNMGDETVVILILTHGNSTAKSMAECANKLLNINKIYGFDVSLNMDVLEAFNDVKNLCKKINQGKGILILADMGSLKNFGASITKLTGIPTRTIEKVNMPLVLEAARKAYFLKEDLDTIYYSFTDFESEKKVKNGAIITICSTGVGTASKIKKYINENFPELTQYDIFALDINNHDDIEKITKNYDVKLIIGSINPNLPGVPFVYVDEFFKDKRNVFKKINRNYDVAYSNVYDEIKNDLEELLLYVNPSKFVQFYKIFVRDIQQELGCDLEDEFVLKLGLHIGCAIERIITNNFVVYEAKSSLINEEKLLFQTIRESIKYLEEEFDIKFSDDEICYIIEIFKKCCSVYI from the coding sequence ATGAGCAATAAAGAAAAAATATTGAATTTTGTGAGGGAGTCTACATCAAGGATATCAATTGACGATTACAAAAATCTTAAGATAACCAACCTAACAGCTTCTTTTATTTCTAAAAGTACCAATATCTCAAGGGCAAATGTAAGTGCAATATTGAATCAGCTGGTAAGGGACAAAAAACTTATAAAGATAAAGAGCAAACCCGTATACTATATCGATAAGCATACATTTGAGGAATCTCTGAACGTTTCATTATCTTCAAATATCATTAACATTGAGGAGTTTAAGCGACTCATTAACAGTACAAATGATCCACCAAAAAGAGATCCATTTGAGGAACTCGTGGGTTATGATGGTAGCCTGAAAACTCAGATAGAGCAGGCCAAGGCTGCTGTACTATATCCGCCTTTAGGTCTTCATACCCTAATAATTGGTCCACCAGGTACAGGGAAGACACGGCTTGCCGAACTTATGTTTGAATTTTCAAAGCTTATGGGCAGACATGAAAAGTTTATTACATTTAATTGTGCTGATTATTATAACAACCCACAGCTTCTAATGGCCTATCTCTTTGGATACGTAAAGGGAGCATTTACCGGTGCCGATTCGGATAAGGCAGGGATAGTAGAAAGCGCCGAAAATGGCATTTTGTTTTTAGATGAGGTTCACAGGCTTCCGCCTGAAGGCCAGGAAATGTTTTTCTATCTGATAGATAGGGGCGAATATCACAGGCTTGGTGATTCTAAGACGAGAAGTGCACATTTGATGATAATAGCTGCCACTACAGAAGACCCTGATTCGGCTTTATTGAGGACGTTTATGAGGCGTATTCCCGTTGTAATCAAGATACCCAGTTTGGATAAAAGAGCATTTAATGAGAAGATAGAAATTCTAAGGAAAAAGTTTGAAGAGGAAGCTAAAAAATTGAATCGGGATCTTTATATTGACGGGGATGTATTCAAATTATTATCAAAGCATAATTATAGTGGAAATATTGGCGAAATGACGTCTGTAGTACAAATGGCATGTGCGAAGGCCCTATTAAGAACATATACGTCTGAGGAAAGAGTATTGAAAATAGATTTTTCCTTACTACCGGATTTTATCAAAGATAACACCTTTATACCTGATAGTGACGATTCATTTGAATTTGAGGGATTTGATGATATAATAAAAATTTCATCTTATTGTGGTATAAAAAATGAGGCACAATTTGATTTTTATGATTTTATTATCAGTAAGATAAAAGAACTGCAGGACCTTGGTTATGATAATGATGAAATGGTTAAGAATATAAACAAGATAATTGATAATTATTTTTCAAAAGAAAACAAACCTGTTCATGAGCAAACGTTTACTGACTTAAAGAAGCTAGTAAGTGATAATGTAATTCAATATGTAGTCGATCTTAAAACAAGGTTAGAATTAGAACTCGGCAAAAAATTTCCTGATAATTTTATATATGCATTGTCGTTGCATATACAAAGTCTTTTAGAAAGAACGAAAAAGGGTGTATATGCTCAAAATATCTCACTTAATCAAATGGAAAAGAATTATCCGAGAGAGTATGGCATTGCAAAAAAGATAGTAAAAGAAATGGAAGTTAATTTTGCTGCCAGGATACCCAAGGAAGAGATAAGTTTTATTACTTTATTTATAGCTTCAAATACTATCAAGAATATGGGTGATGAAACTGTAGTTATTTTAATTTTAACACATGGAAATTCAACGGCAAAAAGTATGGCAGAGTGCGCCAATAAGTTGCTAAATATTAACAAAATATATGGATTTGACGTTAGTTTAAATATGGATGTATTAGAGGCATTTAATGATGTAAAAAACCTATGTAAGAAGATAAATCAGGGAAAGGGAATATTAATTCTGGCTGATATGGGTTCACTAAAAAATTTTGGGGCTTCGATAACTAAGTTGACAGGTATACCGACCAGAACTATAGAAAAGGTTAATATGCCGCTGGTTTTAGAAGCGGCAAGAAAGGCTTATTTCCTTAAAGAGGATTTGGATACAATTTATTATTCCTTTACTGATTTTGAGTCAGAGAAAAAGGTAAAGAATGGGGCTATTATTACCATTTGTAGCACGGGGGTTGGGACAGCAAGTAAAATTAAAAAATATATAAATGAAAATTTCCCGGAACTTACCCAATATGATATATTTGCATTAGATATTAACAATCATGACGATATAGAAAAAATAACTAAAAATTATGATGTGAAACTCATAATTGGTTCAATTAATCCTAATCTACCCGGTGTACCATTTGTTTATGTTGATGAATTTTTTAAAGATAAAAGAAATGTGTTTAAAAAAATAAACAGAAACTATGATGTAGCATATAGCAATGTATACGATGAAATTAAAAATGATCTTGAGGAACTTTTATTATATGTAAATCCAAGTAAATTTGTGCAGTTTTATAAGATATTTGTTAGAGATATACAACAAGAGTTGGGATGTGATTTAGAGGATGAATTTGTTTTGAAACTTGGTCTTCATATTGGTTGTGCCATTGAAAGAATAATAACAAACAATTTTGTTGTGTATGAAGCAAAAAGTAGCTTGATAAATGAAGAGAAATTACTTTTTCAGACCATAAGAGAGAGTATCAAATATTTGGAAGAAGAATTTGACATAAAATTTAGTGATGATGAGATTTGTTATATAATAGAGATATTTAAGAAGTGCTGTAGTGTATATATTTAA